The genomic interval CCTAAGCCAGCCTACAGAACAAGTACATGTGAGAATATATCAGTCTAGATAAATCAAAAGCAAAGTAGAGACCATACGGAAAAGGAATAGGGACATGTTGAACAAAAGCCTGTTATGTCTCGGTTCTAATGATGTGATGTAATTTGCTCACATTTCTTTTGTCATAAAGGTAGAAGAAAAACTGATACGGGGCAGAGTATTCCTCTGAGTCTTCACTATGTGCCATTGCAACAGCTCCATATACTGATAAAGGAAGAACCGGCAATTCTCCATCCTTCCaagtgaaaattaaagaatgaagACGTAAGAtaacgttttttttttttaattttaagaagtaAGATAACGTATTGTTAAGTGCATCAAAACATGCAATGTTTACCTGCACGTTTAAGGCTGTCCTGTACAATGGCTCAAATTGCCCTGATGGCATTATTTCCAAGGGCAAATTGTAATCACTGCCCTTATCTAGACCTTTTTCTGTCAGAACAGCTTGGTTCGTACAATTTAGCCTTGTCCCATCATATGCTCCATCAATCACCTGAAAGTTTATTGAATGGTTTAATGTATTTTATCAGGAGAGTACACGTACTCCTGTAATTCTAAGTTTTCCATACAAGGAAAAGAATGTTTATTGAGTCTTTAGATTTGTTTAAAAACCACTGCAGTCATCAAACCTGAAAGTAGACAGTGAAAAATAACAGGAAAAATCCAGATTATATGATGACTGTACAAAGTACATCACAAGGCTGAGGTGAGATTCAACTACCTTACCAGCTTTGCGACATTCCCAGCTGTTAATGGTGCTGAATATCCATCTAGAACAACCTGAATCAATTAACAGTAAATTACTAGCAGAAAACACAATAACACACTAAGAAGAATAGAAGCAATGTAATAGCTCATTTTGATGAAAGGAAATTCATAAGTTTGCAGAAATTAATACACCTAAGACTTCTAGAAAATTAACAAGAACTAATGCATGCAGCTTACCATAGTTATCCTtttctaaaaatgaaaaataaaaaaggaaaacacaTAATGATGcttaattaagttaaattcaTCTACCTGAATTGTGGCAGTTTTCCTTGGTTCACCACCAGCTTCGGGAGAAAATGATGAACCATCTCCCTTCTCAATGGTAAGTTCGACAATTCCTCTCCCTGttaacctaaaaataaaagagtaccACATTCTAATTCAGAATCATACAATACCAATAAAAATACTTGCATTTCTACAACAAGATTTGACTCATTGTGGATATGGAAATAGAAACAACCATAAGGACAGACACTAGAATAACTTGTTTGAGTAACATCACTTTCTATGATACCCATATAACCACCGTCACTAAAATAGAGAATTAGAAGTTATAAGACAATCAACAGAAAATACTGACCTCGGATATTTCTTGTATTGCTCTGGCAACAAAAAGGATAACCCAGGAGCCTGTtgcaaacaataatattaacttgAGATTTTTACACGTTCTCATATGATCCAAGTTGCATAACTaccaatttaaaattactgGAAACTGAAGAAAGTCAAGTCATTTGTCGAATAGATATGCGGATCATAGAAGGATCATCTAAAATTACAAAGGAACCGCAAAACCTGTAGCAACTCCAGTTCTGCAACTGTATCCAGTGAAGATGCAAGGCCAACAGATACTTTATCTGGGTCCTGATCCTTGATACACTTTAGAAGTGCTTGCAGTCCACCCTacagaaaagaaaactatAATATCATTTAAGTGTGTTCAGCAATGGACCATGCAAGCAGATTTTGTAATCAATTACATGAGcattttatagataaattattcCTTTGAAGACTGCTGTCgtgtaaacaaaataactgTAGCTTATAAAACATAAAGAGCTTTCTTTACATTTTCGGTTTCTTGAAAGCATGTAATTCTGCAGACATGTAATTGTGGCTCTTTGTAGACATGTAAACAAGTgggagaaattaaaatgctTATAGCACTTCATAGGTCATTATACATTGTAAATGTTCTTAATCAACCCAACATTGGGCGTAGTAGTTAGTCAATATGAGTGAAAGATATATAAAGATTCTAAGTGTTTTCTCACATTAAATTAAGCTGTACTTCTTATTTCCAAGTAAATTCTTATACCTTCCCGTCAATGAGAGATGCATACAGTGTAGAACCCTTTTCCTTTAGATCCGCTGGAATACTTGCCAGTATAGAGTCCTTTTCGTCCATTGCTATCTAAAGTCaggaaagaaaaacaataatcCAAATTTCCGGAAACTGAATCATAATAGATGACTTGGATAAcgagagaagaaaagaagttaATGGCTGAAGGTTTACAAAGTGAAATAAGTCTCtgttagttgatttttttaacactcGCTGGGctgcaaaatatatattaagacCACTCGTAGATAGAAGGTTATTCTCATTCTTAATACATTGTTTCttaagaaaagagagagagagggagaaaaTTGGACAAATAATACCTTTAGTGCTTTCTTCACATTACCATCCATGGTTCCGTAAGGTTTTCTCTGTGGAATCCTTAGCAAAAATGATATATCCTCCAAAGAAgccttaaaagaaaaagctaCTGATTACAAAGTAAGTTAgagaaatggaaaaaaattatgttactAGTACCACCTGTATTGCCTTCATGTTTGCATTTGCAGGGATAGCCCTTCTCAAAGCAAGTTCTCCAGTTCTTGGGACCTTTGTGTCAGGAGAATAAAGCACTGCATTTGCGGGGAAAACTGACCAAAAGTCCCAGCCAACCAAGCATAGTGGAGTAGAAATTTGgacaaaaataagaattgtTGCAATCAAAGTCTTGACTGTTTTCATTCCATGTTGAAAAGTTGATATGAATAATTTGGTAGGAAGATCATGCTGGTGCACTGGTTCCTGCATAATCGGAAATCCATTTAAAAGCAAGGAGGAGCTCAATAGAGAAATATAGTTTCATCTTTCTTCTGGTCCAAAAGTATAGCTATAATCATTCAGTAAGAAGATAAGAACTGAATCGGGCAAATCAGAGCAGATTTTAACTATACTAGACACAAAATTGGCTGCAACAGTATAGGATAGTTGTTATGTTACTGAAACGTGACATTATAACATTTGTAATTTGCTAAACTTGGTTCCTGTGTTTAAGCAGTGGAAGGGGTTATAAATAAAGGGTAACTCGCTATTCGAAAAAACTTATATTGAATGAACAGAATAGCCATCACTAGATGGAAAGGGACACATCTGCTAGACAACTATGGCACTTTACTAGTTCAAACATGACACCAATAGTAATTCTGTAGCTATTTCTACTATCCCTTTAAGCACCCGGCCACAGACAGCTTTTGTGATAAACCACACTCCAAATCCCTTCCTATTCATCTCTATGATtacctccaccaccaccatgACTGCCATGCGCACTGATGAAGGTAGTAAAGGAGAAAGCAATCTACAAGAATCTTAAGAAGTATAAGTAAAAGGAATGGATGGATTACAAATTCAAATAGACTAACATGCCTATTCCATGACATAGGCCAGATAGGACCTGTGGTCCTCAATACAAACCCCAACCTCGGGTCTCTAATATAGTTACCAGGCAACATTACCAACTAGGCCAAATTGACACCTTTTCCACCCACCATTAGTTTGCAATCATCTGACCactatttcataaatttagtATCTAATGCATATAGTCagagaaataaataacaaaacctACAGCAATGCCTCAAGTCGAATGATCACAGTCATTTTTATGAGTAAGTAGCtctcaactaattaatttttcgtCAAAATGGGGTTTACATATAAACCAAAGATACTTTAATAAGTTTCACACCATTCGAAAACAAACAATatgcatttcaaaattaaactaatcaCCATATAACATTTGTTCTAGAAAGCAATTTtccataatttcataaagaaTTGCATAGCATTGATTAATAAGAAGAGCTCAGATGGTGTAATCACAAATCTCCTAGACTCCTACATTAACATTATCGCGCCCCCGAAATTTTGAAACCATTTACAACTAAATACACGAAATTATCAATtccacaaaaaaagaaaaagaagaagacttACCCTTGTATCATTAATGTTTGTACGCTTGCAGTGAATCTTGAAATGGCCAAATCTTGTAGCTTCATTCCTGTTGAGTAGAAATGTGAACTGGGATGAGAGAAAAGAGCGCTTTGGAGCGGCGGAGAAACTGAAAGAGAGCTTGTGAGGGAGAATGGGAGAGGATAAAGTGAAGGCCATGAACGGAAAGGAAGGTTGGTACTTTTGCTGATAGAGCGGGGATTTTGGCGGGTTTAATCCACTGCTTGCGACTAAAAGCTTATCTGGTAGTCTTCGATTGGTTTTCGTATGGTTTTGGTTTCGGTTTCATAATGACTAGATTGCCCCTGCAGGTTTAGTTTTAGGAGCGAGAGAGGGTAGCTAGAATCATGAGTGAATGCTTTATaaggtttttttaaaaaaaaaatttaaatgaaatattaaaaatttagtttagaAAGGCTTATTTAGATTCTGCACActtgatatataaattttacatatgcaataaaaacataattttatattttgtgaaataaaaattgtagtAGTcagttgtttgatttttattttattaacttctttttcattctaataaaatgacaaacagTCTTTAAAACTTTAGACAAAGTTTGAGCCTAAATCttagatttttgttttgttagtagctttttattttattttatttttgcttgtattaaacaaaattcCCCAAATTAAAATCTCTGCAACCACAagcaaaattctaaaatttctagTGACTACgccatatttataaatgtgaaaaccatttaaaattaatctccTACTAAATTTACTCTGAAATCCACCCATGGCCGTACCAACCAGCCAAatggtttgtaattaaaagCAATCTCAAcccctttttttcccccctctcctttagatattaaattacatttgtataattcattttgattaacaaatatataacaaaaatccTCTCAAGGTTTGAAGTATAGTCTAATTACAACACGTAGTAAAACGAGAGCTCTCTCACTCTCGCTCGCTCGCTGCCGGCGCATACACATTCATCTGTAAATGTGTTTCTAATTGATCCATGGATTGCATGCGGTGTTTGTAGATCGACAAAGGAATGGCGAATTATTTAGCTCAGTTTCAGTCGATCAAGAGCACGTGCGATCGCATCGTAATTGCAGGTAAATCTCATCTCATTATTActaacaattttcaaatttctctttttaacgTTGTCGTTTTATCCGATTGCGCTTGGATCAAGTTTTGTTAACTGTACGTGTGCATCTCAGTATTGTCCGTCAattgtcttcttcttttcGCTTTTCAGTGTTCGATTAGTTACTTAAAATTAGTATAAAGACTAAgttgagtttaattttttatatcgTTAGTCATTTGCGTTAATattgaaacaacaacaaaaaatatatagttttggaaattggaataggaattttttttatataaaattaattcatgcaaaaaaaaggggaaatgTTACTATTGATGTTATGAAAAGTGATATGATGGTGAGATTATAGTGATGAAGCAATGATTGCTTTCttgtatttattgttgatgattttaccATGAACTGATTTGCAGTTGAAGATGTGAGCGATTTGTGGCCAACTATTCAGAGTGGATTTGAGGAGCAGTTGCCATTTAAAAGAGCTTGTTTGAACAACAAGACGCGTAATCCTGTGTTTGTGGAGAAATTGCCTGCTGAATTTATATTGACAACAGATGCAAGACTTCGCAGCAGATTTCCGCAAGAGCAGCTGCTATTTTGGTTTCGAGAACCGTATGCAACTGTGGTTCTCGTGACATGTGAGGTAACTTGGACTTAATTGGTAGCTGAAATTTTACGCTTTTCACctgcttttttgttttattgcaCGGTTGGCAAACTTTGTGTGCTGTActtccttattattattttttctccagGATCTTGATGAGTTCAAAACCATCCTTAAACCACGACTGAAATTAATTACCCAGAATGATGAGAGGGAATGGTTTATCGTATTTGTGTCAAAAGCTCACCCAAACAATGATCAAGCTAACAAAATGGCGAAAAAAGTATTTGCCAAActtgaagttgattttaactcCAAGAAGAGAGAAAGGTAAAATTTCAGTTCTTAGCATTGTCTTTATACTTGAATTAATGAATCTGACCACTATTCTATTTAACGGCTAACCTACTGATCATGTTCATGTATTGTACTTTGTTTAGTACATGGTGCACTTTATGGCTTAAGCTGCTTAGAGATTGACATTCACAAAGTGAACAATCTCACATCAGGGTATTGTATTAGGCtgatattaatttctttatataCATGGGAAAGTATAAATGCTGTACTTAAGAAAAGGAGAGATTCAAAAAAATGGGAACAAGCAATCCCCCAAAATCAGATCAGTCTGGAacatcaaaaacaaaataccTACACGAAATGAGTGTTGAGATCAATCTAACCTAAAACAAGCCATATGTACCTGCCCGACCCTCTAAAACAACAGTATATGGTAAATTCAGACCCTCCCTGTCTAGATTATGAAGAAAAAGGATGACTGCAATCCCTTAATATAGCAAAAAATATGTCACCGTGGAATAGCACTCATGAATTTCTGTTTCCTTGAATATGTTCATTATTGTCAATGATTGTGATTGCTTTAACGTGTAAGAAGCAAATTCcaattaattgatgaaaatattgGTTCCTAATAATTGCAAAGTTGTCAATGACAATGATTCAAAAGCATCATCTATTTGGCTACTCATGATATGACAATATGCCTATTTATAAATCCTTTCTTGTCAAACATGTGTTGGTAGATTGCAATGGGGTATTTATCAAGTTTCTATTATTTCCCTTTTTAATACTCTAAACAAATGCTTCAGGTGTTGTAAATTCGATATACATGGCCCTGAACCAAACTTTTGGGAAGATTTAGAATCCAAGGTTATGGAGTCTATTCGGAATACGTTGGATAGGCGAGTGCAATTTTTTGAGGATGAGATACGCAAGCTAAGTGAGCTACGATTTATGCCAGTCTGGAACTTCTGTAACTTTTTCATCTTGAAGgttttttctcttctcaaaCTTGTGAACCATGAAAATGTGGAAAGAGTGTTGTGGCTGTAAGGAGATGATATCCTAATTGTTAATTACAATAGTTTTGCTTTTGTGCCTTTGTTTCTCATGTAAAATATCTATTTTGTTgaagcacttttttttttttggtgggggggggggggggggggctcATCTGGTTGTTTTGTTCTAGAAATGTatgaaagaatttttattttttatttttttagatgtatgaaatattaataattcacAGTTGATGCAGAAAATCTGCCTTGGCTCTCAGGACTTGTTTTATCCTTTTAGCCGCATAACCCTTGTTACTTATTACATTCTTGAAGTTTCTCTGCTTGTCTTAACATTTGCTTTGTTCCAGGAAAGCCTAGCATTCATGTTTGAGATGGCTCATCTCCACGAAGATGCATTGCGCGAATATGATGAATTAGAGTTGTGCTACCTGGAAACAGGTGCCCAATGCATATGTTTACTCTTTTGTTACTATAAAACactttttcttaatctttTTGATGATACTTGTTTTGAAGGTATGTGTCTATATGTTAGCCACCACTTCTGAATATTTACGGTGTTTCTGTGAATTTAATGAACCCATAATTGTCTTTAAGAGAGATtttgaatgaaattaaaatctaatattttgaTCTGATTAAATATGATTGGGgaaaaaactattaaaattatcCCAAGGACATATTGGGAACTTGAATTGTTAGCTTcccataattattaaaattgccTCTTGAATCCTTCAGTTTCAGCAGCTTATATTTTTCTGAGGCATTGTGAATAATCTTGAAACTATCCTAGTTTTGTTTCTACATTTGACAATTGCTAAAATGACCTCCATCAGGGAGTTATTGAATGTGTCAGATTCTTGTATATAACTTAAGAAATATGGATCATACTGTTGATGATTTTAGAATGTCCCGGATTGCTGTAGCAGTGTCTTGCCAATAACTTTTTATGCTCCCTGTTTTTGTTTAAGCTTTGTGTGCTTTTTCCCAACATCTTCTTCAGTAGTAATGGATCACGaattatttcaatattatgCAGTTAATATGAATGGGAAACATAAAGAATTTGGAGGCGTTGAACGTGGTGATGATGAAGCTGCACTGCTCAATCCTGGAAATAAAGCATTGACGGAAATTGTTCAAGACGACTCATTCAGAGAGTTTGAATTTAGACAGTATCTGTTTGCTTGTCAATCAAAGGTTTGCAAGACTGGGATCTACTAATTAAACCTTAATTAGTTGTCCATTGGATGAACTGAATTAAATAGTCTCAAGTAATCTCTATGCTTGGTTGACTTTGACTGTTCAGTTGTGCCCACCTAATCAACCATAGCAATAATCAATTCCCTTGATGTTTAACTCTGATTTTGTGGGTAATCATTTAATTGACagtttgataaattatgtGTTAACCTATTACAACCAAATTCGTAATATAGACATGCTCGGATATGAACAAAAATTCACATGTAGTATGAACAATTCTTTTGCTTAATTTGATGTGAAATTTTGTAGATAAATTTTAgtatcaattattaattaatatctgaATTTCATAGAATGTTTACTTGGGCAGCATTCTTATTTATGTGTGTGCATGtgtgaaagagagagaatcacTAAGTGCTTTAAGTTTTCAAACTTCTAATACATTCATATAATTTAACTTGCTAGTCAATGTGTATTTATCTGTACTTGATTCAACTTTTTGAGTCTCTTATAGGAATTTCTCTGTATATATTGTTGAACCATATCTCGGTGATATATGGTAATTTGCAGCTCTTATTCAAGTTGAATCGCCCCTTCGAGGTTGCATCTAGGGGTTATCCATTTATAATTAGCTTCTCAAAGGCCCTGGCACAACATGAGGTATCCGATATCTTTTTGTTCATGTAATTaccttttttctctctattattACTTACTCTTTGTATTGAGGAGTATTAGTTCTGATcttgttttgtgttttctCTTCCTTCCCACCCCACCCCTTGTTCCCCTGGCCTCCTTCTCTCTTTCTATTCACCTGGAGTTTTTCTAGGATATATTACCTTTTTGTATGCGAGAAGTGTGGGTAATTACTGCATGTTTGGCTTTAATCGATGCAACCTCTTCTCAATATAATGATGGACTTGCAGCACCTGATATAGAAAAGGAGTTCTATCGACTTCTGGGTGATCTTTACTCATTATGTAGGATTAAGGTAACCCCTATCATTTTTTATGtgggataattttatatgatatttgCTATTGTTGAATGGTTTTCTATGTAAGAATTCAAGTTgtacaagaaaagaaactttttTTCTCACATGCTGACATTTGTCTGAATGCATTATTGTAGCATTTCACACCAATCTTGAGTGTTCAAACTTGTTTTCTATCTATTTCGAACTTGATATAGAAATGCTTTTCGGTTAAATAGGTTTGTATTTATGGCAGTTCATGCGGCTTGCCTATCTAATTGGACATGGAACAGATATAGAAAGAAGTCCTGTCAACAGGTACAATCTGAATTGTTTATGACCAATTTCATTGAGCCTTTTATGATTTGGCTGACTTTTATGTTATTCTAAAAGCAACTTACTTTGGTGTGTGTTGACTTTGGTGAATTACTTCTGCTTACTGCAAATATTTACCTTCTTGTTGCTTTGTGAATTTTGTGGCTTTTTGCTCTGTTGTTAATGTGTTCATTTCCTTTGAGCAGTGCATCTCTCAGTATGCTACCTTGGCCAAAGCCACCGGTTTGGCCTTTAGTTCCCGCCGATGCCTCTGCTGAAGTTCttgcaaaagaaaaggcaaGTTCTCAATTTGAATAGCAAAGGATTAGCTTTACTATGTCGATTTTCTAATCTCGTAAAAGCATCACATTATTGTGCTGTTTTATGTGTATTTTCAGCCCAATGAGTGTCttgcttttgtttattttcatcCCACATTATTCGTTCATTACTAAGTtaaacatgatttttttttaattgtcgCTTACTAGTAGCAATCatacattttaattatgtgaatCTAGGATTCATTGTTTAGATTTATCAGTTAGTCGTCAGGGAGAGTAATGActtcttttaaaacaaaatggtCTTCACGGAACCGCTAGCTTTGTCTTTTGTAGTTGTATTATAGAGTATAGATAGTGAACTCTGTAGCTGTCTTTATACTAATCAAACATATTTTCGCCTTGTAAGAGGTAGAAGAAAGAGTTGGAACAATTTCACAGCATCATGATTACGGTGCTGATGCTGTTTCTATATTGGAAAATTGCATTTACATTTCtagaatttatttcttataaattCTGCCTACATAGCAAAGACAGATATAGCAGCTTAATATCCACGCGCACGTGTGCATACACATACAGCAGCttaatatgtgtgtgtgtgcgtgaaTATATTACGAGGCTGTGTGTGTTTCGCTTGTAGATTCTGGTCCACTCTTGctacttcttttttattgataaaaatatatgtaatctCTCTGCTCTATCTCTTTTGGCATGTTTCGTCACTTTAATTCATAAGACATGAAAGACTTGGCCATATTTATGCTTTGCAGTTGATTCTTCAAGCAACTCCCAGGGTCAAGCACTTTGGTATCCATAGGAAACCTTTGCCTCTTGAGCCTTCAGTACTTCTGCGTGAGGCTAACCGTCGAAGGGCTTCTCTTAGTGCTGGAAATatgtttgaaatatttgatggGTAACACAAATTTGTgatatgaagaaaatgaattgcaatttttttttcctttttttaacttttcttcttcttttttatacttttgaGATTTGTAGGTTCTTATTTAAGTGGCATGTTGTTAATTGGCAGATCAGGTCCAGATGTATCGTTGAGGATGTCCCCATCAAATAAAGTGCAGGCAGTTTCTATGTCGCGTACTAACTCTTCTCCTGGATTTGAAAGCTCGATCGATCGACCTATGAGACTTGCAGAGATTTTTGTTGCCTCAGAGCATGCTTTACGGCAGACAATCTCGAATCCCAATCTATTGAAATCTTTGTCATCTGTGGAGGAGTTTGAGGTATATTAAAGTAATGCTGCGCAGATCATGCAGTTTCTTCTTAAAGATAAGACTATTTCATTTTGTGTAGTTCTTAGCCCAGAGGAACTTAGCcagttttttgtttattagaaCTACAgcagttttattaaaaagtttcCCATGCTCAACTTATAATCAGGGTGTATCTGATCGATTTCCTTTGATGGCCCAAGTCTAGTTCAGAAAAATTTTCAGGGTGTTTGAAAGGGTTAATTTCCACAATAGTTGACAATCTTCAAGTCCCCAACCTTTTGAAAACACTAATATGGCCCCATTTTCCATCAAACTACCATTTGATTTTACTGATAAAAGgcatttttgtctttttacaattaaaaattattgaaacatgttatatatatttaaaattcttagatatttgtaaaataaaataaatattcctAGCAAAggaaaaggggggggggggggggtgaatGGCTTCGTAGGCTTGGCCGCGCATGGCCAAGGGGTTTGACTAGTTTGGGTTGTTAAATTTAAGTGGGTTTGCTTGTAAAGGTGGTCAGTTGTTGTTTCTGATTTTTCttgtggattttattttaatgcgTGCATATATGAACTTTAATAACTAATCAATTAGTATAtaactatttaaaatttttggatcTTGATTATTGAGGTCTAATgaattgtatttgtttttatttattgggttttaaatttatttatttatgagtttattttaaattttttattatgtactTTATAGTACTTTCAAAGGTCAATGTTAGTCTACAGGTAAAACTAACAGAAAATGGGGGATGCATTGAATTTTTTGATTGGCTGGGGGCAGACTTGAAGATtgtcaaaacatatattttttttttaatagctTCTTGTTTTGGTGTGGGGGTGGGGGGACGGGGGGGTTgtttaaactaaaattaaccagtctaaaataaaatagcttagtgtaaattaaaatttgaacgAACTTTAACAAAAGTTGGCAGTATCTTATATCCAGGATATGGTTCATTTCTGAGAGGATTTTGCTGCATTCATTTCGTGTctcccatttttctttttctgatttaatttgttttccatGGCAGCAAAAGTATTTGGAGCTAACCAAAGGTGCTGCTAACAATTATCATTGTTCGTGGTGGAAACGACATGGAGTGGTCCTTGATGGGGAAATTGCGGCTGTCTGTTTCAAGCATGGAAACTATGATCAAGCTGCAAAATCTTATGAAAAGGTTTGTGCCCTTTATTCAGGAGAAGGATGGCAGGATTTATTGGCTGAAGTCCTACCCAATTTAGCTGAGTGTCAGAAGATTCTAAATGACGAAGCTGGCTACCTATTATCTTGTGTGAGACTGCTTTCTCTTGATAAAGGATTATTCTCTACAAAGGAGCGTCAAGCTTTCCAGTCAGAGGTTATTAGTCTTGCTTATGGTGAAATGAAGGATCCTGTACCTTTAGATGTATCATCTCTAATAACTTTTTCTGGTAATCCTGGGCCACCATTGGAGTTATGTGATGGTGACCCTGGTACTCTATCTGTAACTGTTTGGAGTGGTTTTCCTGATGATATAACCGTTGATACACTTAGTCTCACTTTGATGGCTACGTATAATGCTGATGAAGGTGCTAAGGTATGTATTTGTACGCATAAGGGTATTCATTTCCAGTGCAGTACAGATGAGTCAATGAGTCATATGTTGTTGCACCTTGATGATTCAATAATTATATCTGATGTTTCAGGCATTAAACACATCTACTGCAAC from Citrus sinensis cultivar Valencia sweet orange chromosome 9, DVS_A1.0, whole genome shotgun sequence carries:
- the LOC102610505 gene encoding trafficking protein particle complex II-specific subunit 130 homolog yields the protein MANYLAQFQSIKSTCDRIVIAVEDVSDLWPTIQSGFEEQLPFKRACLNNKTRNPVFVEKLPAEFILTTDARLRSRFPQEQLLFWFREPYATVVLVTCEDLDEFKTILKPRLKLITQNDEREWFIVFVSKAHPNNDQANKMAKKVFAKLEVDFNSKKRERCCKFDIHGPEPNFWEDLESKVMESIRNTLDRRVQFFEDEIRKLSELRFMPVWNFCNFFILKESLAFMFEMAHLHEDALREYDELELCYLETVNMNGKHKEFGGVERGDDEAALLNPGNKALTEIVQDDSFREFEFRQYLFACQSKLLFKLNRPFEVASRGYPFIISFSKALAQHEDILPFCMREVWVITACLALIDATSSQYNDGLAAPDIEKEFYRLLGDLYSLCRIKFMRLAYLIGHGTDIERSPVNSASLSMLPWPKPPVWPLVPADASAEVLAKEKLILQATPRVKHFGIHRKPLPLEPSVLLREANRRRASLSAGNMFEIFDGSGPDVSLRMSPSNKVQAVSMSRTNSSPGFESSIDRPMRLAEIFVASEHALRQTISNPNLLKSLSSVEEFEQKYLELTKGAANNYHCSWWKRHGVVLDGEIAAVCFKHGNYDQAAKSYEKVCALYSGEGWQDLLAEVLPNLAECQKILNDEAGYLLSCVRLLSLDKGLFSTKERQAFQSEVISLAYGEMKDPVPLDVSSLITFSGNPGPPLELCDGDPGTLSVTVWSGFPDDITVDTLSLTLMATYNADEGAKALNTSTATVLKPGRNTITVDLPPQKPGSYVLGALTGHIGRLRFRSHSFSKVGPADSDDFMSYEKPTRPILKVFNPRPLVDLAAAISSPLLINEAQWVGIIVQPIDYSLKGAILQIDTGPGLTIEESHFVEMESHIKLSNLENCHNIQKDCSLDINKDFERLHLHDGRIQLPDWASNLTSILWIPIRAINNSLARGSSSVTPQRQSIVDGMRTIALKLQFGVCHNQIFERTIAVHFTDPFHVSTRIADKCSDGTLLLQVILHSQVNASLTIYDAWLDLQDGFVHTRQGDGRPTSGFFPLVISSSSKAGILFSICLGKTTPEAEVEAVRRDSLLNIQYGISGKRTIGAHPPVTAEATGAEDAREGLIFRSALVLQRPVLDPTLAIGFLALPSDGLRVGQLVSMKWRVERLKDFEENEASQRNDEVLYEVNANADNWMIAGRKRGYVSLPTKQGSRIVISILCVPLLAGYVRPPQLGLPGVEEANISCNPPGPHLICVLPPTLSSSFCIAA
- the LOC102610807 gene encoding peptidyl-prolyl cis-trans isomerase CYP37, chloroplastic — its product is MAFTLSSPILPHKLSFSFSAAPKRSFLSSQFTFLLNRNEATRFGHFKIHCKRTNINDTREPVHQHDLPTKLFISTFQHGMKTVKTLIATILIFVQISTPLCLVGWDFWSVFPANAVLYSPDTKVPRTGELALRRAIPANANMKAIQASLEDISFLLRIPQRKPYGTMDGNVKKALKIAMDEKDSILASIPADLKEKGSTLYASLIDGKGGLQALLKCIKDQDPDKVSVGLASSLDTVAELELLQAPGLSFLLPEQYKKYPRLTGRGIVELTIEKGDGSSFSPEAGGEPRKTATIQVVLDGYSAPLTAGNVAKLVIDGAYDGTRLNCTNQAVLTEKGLDKGSDYNLPLEIMPSGQFEPLYRTALNVQDGELPVLPLSVYGAVAMAHSEDSEEYSAPYQFFFYLYDKRNAGLGGLSFDEGQFSVFGYTTVGRDILPQIKTGDVIQSAKLIEGQDRLVLPNES